One part of the Mya arenaria isolate MELC-2E11 chromosome 3, ASM2691426v1 genome encodes these proteins:
- the LOC128228363 gene encoding uncharacterized protein LOC128228363, with protein sequence MAAPIRAIKSGNRLLQLYGVQCSTVISRCKSNKRDDGPPPWAAVQTPTGHSHTCMFYAKLSDRDRWQRRREFVNKPWMDIMENYGKRKKQEEASGKPQQEPPKLLMVTQVRSVKGRPFWERDWLTQLGIKEKGKPYILKNKEGSNNLLKKVSHLVEIFPVTFPYGPPTSEDDLDHCVLCDNGEFIIKKRLSSQEQIETSMPTTEQLPDGKFEISQELLDKTLEYKKQNYQIHQEYYQTKYIYTKNQDKKEYRYNGDQSIGFDKIWH encoded by the exons ATGGCTGCGCCCATCCGA GCCATCAAGTCTGGTAACCGACTTCTGCAGCTGTATGGAGTCCAGTGTTCTACTGTAATCTCACGTTGCAAGTCCAACAAAAGAGACGATGGACCACCACCCTGGGCTGCCGTGCAAACACCCACTGGACACTCTCATACCTGCATGTTCTACGCCAAGCTGTCTGACAGAGATAGATGG CAAAGGCGACGAGAGTTTGTGAACAAGCCATGGATGGACATCATGGAGAACTACGGcaagagaaaaaaacaagaggAAGCTTCTGGGAAACCACAACAAGAGCCACCAAAACTGCTTATGGTGACACAAGTGCGGAGTGTCAAGGGGCGGCCTTTCTGGGAGAGGGACTGGCTTACACAACTTGGAATTAAAGAG AAAGGAAAGCCTTACATACTCAAGAACAAGGAAGGCAgtaacaatttattaaagaagGTGAGCCATCTTGTTGAAATATTCCCAGTTACCTTTCCCTATGGACCTCCTACATCGGAAGACGATCTGGATCACTGTGTGTTATGTGACAATGGAGAATTTATCATCAAAAAGAGACTTAGCTCACAGGAACAAATAGAAACCAGCATGCCAACAACGGAACAGTTACCAGACGGTAAATTTGAGATATCGCAAGAATTGTTGGATAAAACTTTGGAGTATAAGAAACAGAACTATCAGATTCACCAGGAGTACTACCAGACAAAGTATATATACACCAAGAATCAGGATAAAAAGGAGTATCGTTACAATGGTGACCAAAGTATTGGATTTGATAAAATATGGCATTAG